A single window of Methanoregula sp. DNA harbors:
- a CDS encoding 50S ribosomal protein L5, with amino-acid sequence MRDIYVDKVVVHMGVGESGEKLVKAEEIMKTITKQTPVRTIAKKTQPAFSVRKGAPIGCKVTLRGKHAQEFVRTSLGIIERILFENQFDKSGNFSFGIEEHTDFPGMSYDPQIGIYGMDINVVLERRGIRITRRRTEQKKLPEKQRVKKADAIEFLKHNFLVEVR; translated from the coding sequence AGCGGCGAAAAGCTCGTCAAGGCCGAGGAGATCATGAAGACGATCACCAAACAGACCCCGGTAAGAACCATTGCAAAGAAGACCCAGCCGGCGTTTTCCGTAAGGAAGGGGGCACCGATCGGGTGCAAGGTGACACTGCGCGGAAAGCACGCACAGGAGTTTGTCAGGACGTCGTTGGGTATCATCGAGAGGATCCTGTTTGAGAACCAGTTCGACAAAAGCGGTAACTTCTCGTTTGGTATCGAGGAGCACACGGATTTCCCCGGCATGTCATATGATCCGCAGATCGGCATCTATGGCATGGACATCAACGTTGTCCTTGAGCGGAGGGGCATCCGGATCACCCGCCGGCGCACTGAGCAGAAGAAGCTCCCGGAAAAGCAGCGCGTGAAAAAAGCGGATGCGATTGAATTCCTCAAACATAACTTTCTGGTGGAGGTGCGCTGA
- a CDS encoding 30S ribosomal protein S14: MAGERKKKYGRGASECKMCGRKQGLVRRYHIMFCRQCFREWAPKMGFKKMS; this comes from the coding sequence ATGGCAGGAGAGAGAAAAAAGAAATACGGGCGTGGTGCGAGCGAATGCAAGATGTGCGGGCGCAAACAGGGACTTGTGCGCAGGTACCACATCATGTTCTGCAGGCAGTGCTTCCGCGAATGGGCCCCGAAAATGGGCTTTAAGAAAATGAGCTGA
- a CDS encoding 30S ribosomal protein S8 translates to MTRSNPTADGMCTLKNAGDTGKSECTIEPASKLLGAMLRIMQESGYIKGFEFVEDGRGGQLIVHLTGKINNCGAISPRFSVQLEEMEYWEKQYLPGKNFGILMLSTSRGVLSHEQARKEGIGGELLGYVY, encoded by the coding sequence ATGACACGTTCAAATCCAACAGCAGACGGGATGTGCACCCTCAAGAACGCCGGGGATACCGGAAAGTCTGAATGCACCATCGAGCCCGCAAGCAAACTTCTGGGCGCCATGCTGCGCATAATGCAGGAATCCGGCTATATAAAAGGTTTCGAATTTGTTGAAGATGGCAGGGGCGGGCAGCTAATCGTGCACCTGACCGGAAAGATCAACAACTGCGGTGCGATCTCACCGCGGTTCTCGGTTCAGCTTGAGGAAATGGAATACTGGGAGAAACAGTACCTGCCGGGTAAAAACTTCGGTATTCTCATGCTCTCCACATCTCGCGGCGTCTTGTCACACGAACAGGCGAGAAAAGAGGGCATCGGCGGGGAACTCCTCGGGTATGTCTATTGA
- a CDS encoding 50S ribosomal protein L6: protein MTTVRKIKIPEGVKVHLDGPMLKVTGPKGQLERNVRFPQVTVTSDGKEVIIATESGKKAIIAMVGTFEAHTKNMCKGVLNGFEYHMKVVYSHFPIQLKLQGSRLEINNFLGEKKARYAKIEPGVTAKVASDEVILTGINRELVGTTAANIEHATHIRDRDPRVFQDGIFIVQRG from the coding sequence ATGACAACAGTACGGAAAATCAAGATCCCCGAGGGGGTCAAAGTTCATCTGGACGGCCCCATGCTCAAAGTAACAGGGCCCAAAGGACAACTCGAGCGTAATGTCCGGTTCCCGCAGGTGACCGTAACAAGCGACGGAAAAGAAGTTATTATTGCCACGGAATCAGGGAAGAAGGCGATCATCGCCATGGTCGGCACCTTTGAGGCGCACACCAAGAATATGTGCAAAGGGGTCCTGAACGGATTCGAATACCACATGAAAGTTGTGTACAGCCACTTCCCCATCCAGCTCAAACTGCAGGGCAGCAGACTTGAGATCAACAATTTCCTCGGTGAGAAAAAGGCGCGGTATGCAAAGATCGAGCCCGGAGTTACAGCAAAGGTTGCAAGCGACGAGGTCATCCTGACCGGCATCAACCGTGAGCTGGTCGGCACGACAGCGGCAAACATTGAACATGCCACACACATCCGGGACCGCGACCCGCGTGTGTTCCAGGATGGCATATTTATCGTTCAGAGGGGCTGA